Proteins encoded together in one Mustelus asterias unplaced genomic scaffold, sMusAst1.hap1.1 HAP1_SCAFFOLD_122, whole genome shotgun sequence window:
- the LOC144484643 gene encoding uncharacterized protein LOC144484643, translating to MEKPWKCADCAKRYRYPNELEAHRRNHIGERPFTCSQCGKGFTRLSILQSHQQVHTGERPFTCSQCGKGFTRLSTLQKHQRVHTGERPFTCSQCGKGFTRLSILQSHQRVHTGERPFTCSQCGKGFCDPSSLRIHQRVHTGERPFTCSQCEKGFCNPSSLLRHQRVHSGKRPFTCSQCGKGFYDSSSLRIHQRVHTGERPFTCSQCGKGFTWSNQLQRHQRVHTGERPFTCSQCGKEFTRSSQLQRHHEVHTGERPFTCSQCGEGFTQSSHLLRHQRIHTGERPFTCSQCEKGFTRLSSLRIHQRVHTGERPFTCSQCGKGFSLSSQLLRHQRVHE from the coding sequence atggagaaaccatggaaatgtgcggactgtgcgaagagatacagatacccaaatgagctggaagctcatcggcgcaaccacattggggagaggccattcacctgctctcagtgtgggaagggattcactcggttatccatcctgcagtcacaccagcaagttcacactggggagagaccgttcacctgctctcagtgtgggaagggattcactcggttatccaccctgcagaaacaccagcgagttcacactggggagaggccattcacctgctctcagtgtgggaagggattcactcggttatccatcctgcagtcacaccagcgagttcacactggggagaggccgttcacctgctctcagtgtgggaagggattctgtgatccatccagcctgcggatacaccagcgggttcacactggggagaggccattcacctgctctcagtgtgagaagggattctgtaatccatccagcctgctgagacaccagcgagttcacagtgggaagaggccgttcacctgctctcagtgtgggaagggattctatgattcatccagcctgcggatacaccagcgggttcacactggggagaggccattcacctgctctcagtgtgggaagggattcacttggtcaaaccagctgcagagacaccagcgagttcacactggggagaggccattcacctgctctcagtgtgggaaggaattcactcggtcatcccagctgcagagacaccatgaagttcacactggggagaggccattcacctgctctcagtgtggggagggattcactcagtcatcccacctgctgagacaccagcgaattcacactggggagaggccgttcacctgctctcagtgtgagaagggattcactcgattatccagcctgcggatacaccagcgagttcatactggggagaggccattcacctgctctcagtgtgggaagggattcagtctttcatcccagctgctgagacaccaacgagttcacgagtga
- the LOC144484658 gene encoding uncharacterized protein LOC144484658 gives MIHEGVLNLVPQINKSQGSQLEYHRHSHSGADALEKPWKCEDCGKGFNYPSLLDNHWHTHTGERPFTCSVCGKGFTQPTGLMLHQRIHTEEMLFSCTHCGKRFRSSSDLSQHHRVHTGEKPFTCSMCGKGFTKSSNLVTHQQIHSEEKPFSCTFCGKRFRYSHSLEEHQRIHTGEKPFTCSVCGQGFTQSSSLVNHQRVHTGERPFSCTSCGKSFKQAYALIEHQ, from the exons ATGATTCATGAAGGAGTCTTGAACTTGGTGCCACAGATCAACAAGAGTCAAGG ATCCCAGCTGGAAtaccatagacacagtcacagTGGGGCCGATGccttggagaaaccgtggaaatgtgaggattgtgggaaaggattcaattacccatccctgttGGACAACCACTggcacactcacactggggagcggccattcacctgttctgtgtgtggaaagggatttactcAGCCAACCGGCCTCATgttacaccagcgcattcacactgaggagatgctgttcagctgcactcactgtggaaaaaggttcaggtcttcatcagacctcagtcaacatcatcgcgttcacactggggagaaaccattcacctgctccatgtgtgggaagggattcacaaagtCCTCCaacctggtgacacaccagcaaattcactctgaggagaagccgttcagctgcactttctgtggaaagaggttcaggtaTTCACACAGCCTCGaagaacaccagcgaattcacactggggagaagcctttCACCTGTTCAGTCTGTGgacagggattcactcagtcatccagtctggtgaatcatcagcgagttcacactggggagaggccattcagctgcacctCCTGTGGGAAGAGTTTCAAGCAGGCATATGCCCTCAttgaacaccagtga